GGTATGTCGCCTCGCTCCGTCTCCAGTGTAAAGGAACGCGGCGCAGTCTCCTGGCGCTGCACAGTTGCTGGTGTTGTCCAAGCCTTTTCTCCGTCGATCTTCAATCTGACTTTATCGCCAATGGAGAGTGATGGTAGAGGCTTGGCAGAGTACCTGCGGTTGTAGTACTTCTCATAGGACTGTTTTGCTTTCGCGTCATTTTTCTTGACGGTCTCTAGATTTGGCCACATTGGCCGCAGGCTCTCTTTGAGTACAGGGAGTGTTGTACGGATTTCTCGACCCATTAGCAACTTGGCCAGACTTTGCCTAGTTGGCTCTGTTGGTGTTGAGCGGTAGCTCAGAAGAGCTAGATGAGGGTTGTCTTGCTTGAGAATCCACTTCGCCGTCTTCACAGCTCGTTCGGCCGTGCCGTTGGATTGTGGGAAATGAGGGCTTGAAGTAATGTGCTGGAAGTCGTACTCAGCTGTAAAATTTCTGAACTGTTCGGCTGAGAACTGAGGGCCGTTATCTGTCATGAGCTCCTCTGGAATCCCGTAGCGTGTGAAGATGCTTTTCAACTTCTGTATGATGGTTTCTGAGTTTGTTTTTGGTAAGTGTAGGATCTCGAGCCATCTGGAGAAGTAGTCGATCACGATTAAGTAGTCAGAGATCAACGGTTCTCTGCTTTGGCTCGGTCTGTAGATGTTGCAATGTTTACATGACGTCACAAGCTTCTTCACGTCACTGGCGATGCCCGGCCACCACACAGCGCCATTGTACCGTTCTCGGCACTTGGTAAGGCCTTGGTGGCCCTCGTGAATCTTCTGCAACATGTAGTCTCTCATACTGCTAGGAATCACGATCTGCTTGCCGCGTCGCAGCAATCCATTGGTCTCACTGAGTAAGCCACGCTCTTTGAAGTAGGCGCTTGCTCTGACAGCTACGCTCTTCATGTATTCCGGCAACCCCTTTTGGACGTACTTGAGGACAGCCTGGAGCTCAGCATCTGTTCTTGTCTGGTCTTTTATCTGCTCGACGATCGGCTTCCTCACTCTCAGGTCGTCCTCCACTGAGTCCACGTACGCTTTCACCTCCGCTTCTAGGTCACCTGGATTGGTGTCCGCCATGGGTTGCCTAGATAGGGCGTCTGCGACGACTAAGTGTTTGCCTGGAACATATTCTGCGACTGGGTTAAACTTCATTAACCTGATAAGCAGGCGCTGACAATGAATTGGTGTGGTGTCGAGGTCTTTTGAGTTGATTAGAGTTACCAGTGGCTTGTGGTCTGTAAGCAGCTTGTATCTCTCTAAGCCACAAAGATACTGGTAGAAACGCTCAGAGGCCCACACTCCTGCAAGGCACTCTTTTTCGATCTGAGCATATCTCTTCTCAGTATCCGTCAACGTACACGAACAGAACGCAACAGGTTTCAGGACTCCATCATGGCTCTGCAGGAGGACTCCTCCGAGCCCGTAACTGCTTGCATCTGCACTGACAACGGTTGGCTTCGCCGGATCAAAGAACTCCAAGACTGGTGCTGATGAAATTAGCTGTTTCACTTCTGCGAATGCTCTGTCTTGCTGTGGACCCCAGCACCAATCATGCTCAGTCTTGAGTAGCTCGTTGAGCGGCTGTAACACCGTGGAGAGGTTTGGTAGGTAACGGCCTATGTAGTTCACCATACCAAGTAGCCGTCTCAGCTGACTCACGCTCTGAGGTGGTTCCATTGTTGTTATGGCTTTGACCCTCTCTTGATTAGGGGCTATGCCGTCCTTGGTCACGACCTGTCCCAGGAAGTTCAGCTCTGGTTGGCTAAGCCTGCATTTGTCTTTGTTGAGTCGTAGACCTGCGGCGGTGATGGTCTCCATGACTTGCTTTAGCCTCTGGTCGTGTATTTCCTGTGTTTCTCCAAAAACCAAAATGTCGTCCATGTATACGACTGTCCCCTCGTGCCCATGCAGTAGCTCAGACATCTTTCGCTGAAAGATCTCGGGCGCCGATGTTATCCCAAACGGTAGCCGCTTAAAACAGTATCTGCCTAGGGGCGTGATGAAGGTGGTCAGACGTGCACTGTTCTCTTCTAGAGGAATTTGCCAGAATCCGCTCTCGGCGTCTAGGCTGGAGAACACAGTACTCTTTGCTAGCTTGGGCATGATGTCATTCAACGTAGGTAAGATAAacttttcacattttacattttcattaagtTTTTTCAGATCCACACAAATTCttatttttccattctttttaatAACAGGTACCATGGGCGCGCACCATTCGGTCAGGTCAGTCACTTTTTCTATTATACCCATTGACTCCATTATCTTTAACTCCTCTTCGACCCTGGGGAGTAGTGGAATTGGTACTCGCCGTGGCATAGCGATGCTGTATGGCTCTGCACCTTCTTTGAGTGTGATTTTCACTGGTTCTCCTTTCAATGTGCCTGTGCCACTGAATGTGTTGATCTCATCGATGCGCTTAATTAGGCCCAGTCTGGTTGCCACTGTTCTGCTCAGGAGATTTTCCCCATTGGTTTTAACTACAACTACTCTGAAGCAGCAATTTCGTAGTTGCCCACTGATATTAGCTTTTAATTTAGCTAAGAACTGGCCCCTTGTGGCCACAGTGCCACCTGGACTCTGAAGGGTGTTTTTCACTTCACTGAGTTTAGGTTTGCTCCGTAGTGTTTCATATGTGGCTTCAGACATGATTGAGGTATCTGCACCTGAGTCGATCTTAAATGACACTGGCGTATCTGCTACGTCTAGAGTGGTGCGCCATGGTGGCTCATCCTCTGCTAGTCGTACATCTTTTTGTTTTAGCTCTACTGAGCCTAGGAACACTGTGTCATCCTCGCCAGCTTCAGTTACCTCTTGAACAACTTTTGAATAGCACACAGCCGCAAAGTGCCCAATTTTGTTACACttcatgcatttttttcctttcgcATTGCACTGCTCGGCCTCCATATGATTACGCCCGCATCTTGTGCACGCTCCTGTTTTCGTCTTTTTGTTTATCTTTGCCATGTTGCCGTATCTCTTACGTTCAGTTTTTCTCACTGACTTTACATTGTCCACGTGCTCTGCACCGtgccctctctctgtattctgtGACTTGATCAACTCACAATGCCTGGCTGTTTCAATGGCAGTCTTCAATGTTAAATCACTTTTCATTTGCAGTCTCTGCGACACTTGTTCATCTCGAATTCCGATCACTATGCGATCCCGCATTTGTTCCTCTTTTAGTGCCCCAAAATCACAGTTTTCAGCTAGTTCATACAGTTGCCTGACGAATGCTTCCACACTCTCGCCTGGTTGTTGAACTCTTGAGTGGAACTTAGCACGCTCATAGATCACGTTTCGTTTCGGAATGAAATGTTCGTCGAATTTAGCCATTACAACATCGTACTCATCTGCATCCGTTGCATTAGTAAACGTGAAAGCCTTGAAAATGTGCTCAGCCTCCGCTCCCATGGAATAAATCAATGCATTCACCTGCactttttcctcttcctctgtaAGCAGTGAAGCTATGCGATACCTGCCGAACCTTAGCTTCCAGTCAGGCCATGCTTCGGGCTTTGATAAATCAAACTGCTCCGGTTCTTCTCACTCACGTCCGACGTTTTTCATccagttttcttctgacaccaTGTGTCGTTTACATCACCAAGTAACGCGAGGTGGACGACATTATATTTCTAATGCGTTGtttattgaacacacacacGACACGCTGACATGACTTGTAcagactgagtagactgatttACATATCTCGCGCTGCGTGCACATGGAACTCAGGGCTGCGTCACACATGCGCAGTATGCAATATTATGCACTTGAACATTTACTCTacatgacagcagtgatgtcaGATTAATGACAATCAGCTCCTTAAAGGGCCAGGGCCCAAATTCttattacacattttataacgtttgaatagctcagccagtttgcactgaagtccctgtagttactaaggCTTATAGTTCAGTATGTGTAACACCGGTCAGCGAGGAGGCGatcgcacatgctgagataagcgacttttattatgggcaagagcaggagggacagatatgacaaaatgaacacagaacctcaaacaacaaccaaacaccacgagaataCATCACACCCAACAcgatcaaacatccaaacatgcaaacaacaaagaccagcaaagacaaggggcaaacaccgggcttaaatacaacagggatgatgagggccaggcggaaaacaggtggcgacaatcaggggtggagtcacaaaacaaggggccggactaggaaaccaaaacaaagaaaacacacggactagaccaaaacaaaacacgaacacacaGACAGGACCGGGAGGggtgttgtttattctcagttgtgtaggtggggagacgaaagctctgtagacaccatctggatttaaacatgaacaactttatttcaaattaataagATAGCGCTAAAGCCCTGTGAGAGTCCTGAAGGCCAATGTGGGATCTCCTCCCTGCGTCCGGGTTGGCTCTGGTTTATATATGGTGAATGACCGCAAaaacacacatccatacatccCACaaggaaacatctggaaaaacttatttcaaCACAATCAGAAACCCCCGGCAAACACTGTTCTCCTAACCGTAACATGTTATTCTATACATTAGCTTCCTTCCTCTTGAAGGAAGGGGCGAAAGAGGCcctcaacagaacacacacacacagaaggattttaaggggttaaaataacTGCTTGTTTAAAACCTTTAACACTGATATGTAAATCAGCTCTGCTCTTATTGGCTGTCCTCTATTATGCTTCATTTAAACAGCAGTCAAGGctcaaacactccttataaggtgaaagggtggggctaaactgctgcaggcaaAATACCCAAAAATATGTAAAAGCACTGATTTTTTTGTgacataaaaaacaaagaattcaAATCAAACTTTTTAAAGCATAGTTTCCAGGGATAGACGCTACAAACTGGACAGACAGCGTTTCCCATAAGCAGGCTCTACAGCCAAAGGTATTTTGAGAGCTACCCAaatatattttgtcacatttaaataaattccAAAGAGAAACTATTTGAGATTTTAATGTATaaacacagtgtcactgatgtaAAGCATCACTCTTTCCCCTGTGGTCATTTCCATAACTTTAACCTTCACTTTAGTAAAGTCCAAGACACATTTCTTAAATATGATACTAACAACTTCAGTGAAATTCAGTGACCTCCAGTCACCACATCTGAATCTGATAGAGCACCTTTAGGATGCGGCAGAACAGGAGAACTAGAAGACTGGAAGAACCTGGAGACTGGAAACAGGGAGGAAACTCCACAGAAAGAGTTTCTGTATTCGTCTTTTATAGATATTTTGTAGAACGTCCTAATAAGATGTGTATAACAACCTATGCTGTAGTTTAAACATGATATCATGAATAAACATGAACAATGTGAACAGTGTTTGTGCCAAAGACATGATgtccttgttttgtttgtcttctTCAGTTTATTAGTGAAACATTTTAACCAGTTTTCATTTACGTTTGATTGGCATTTGAAGTGCATTTCTGAAATGTGGTCCAAACTAAAATAACCATGCATTTACAGACaaagagcaaataaaaaaagaggtCCATTTCTCTGAGAGGCCAAAGTTCTGTGTGAGTTTTATCTATAAAAGAGCTGTGACTCCCACAGGGTTCATTAATGGCTCAACTGAAGCTGATTTTCTGAACTTTgtcattatttcatttgattAAAATGACATCTGTGATAAGCAACGTCGTATGTTGTACATCTTGCTTCCAAAAAACCCGTCCAACTTTAGTAAATTAGTCCTTTAATTTTTCACTTAGAGTTGATAAATATATTCATCACATCATTAAGTGAAGAATGAAAACACCCTCAAGTTACAccctgaaatacattttaattgatcgctttttttaataaaaaggttTTATGGGAGAAAAAAGGACCTTCATTTAAGTTTAACAGGTGTGATGATCAGTGGTGCTGAGTTTTTGCCTCTATTATTGCTGCAGGGACAGAAGTATGGATAGAGTTTCTCAGTGAAAGTCTGACCAGTGAAAGAGAAGATATGAGACCTGGCCTCAACATTGTAGAAGGAGACCAGACCCTCCTCATAATCCACAAACACCCCCACCTTCTGGGGAGCCTGTTTCAGGGAGAGGCGGACAGAAGGAAAATCCAGAGCCTCATATTCGGTCTTATTCCTCAGAATCACAATCCAGTATCCATCTTCAGGACAGGCTATAATCTCTCCCTTCCTGTTACTGGACTCTGTGACCACTCCTAAATCCCAGTTAGTCTTCCCACTGACCTGAACCTCATAGTAAAAGCTCCCTGAGGAGAACCCCTTCTTTCCCAGCACACAGGGACAATAATCAAACCTCTCTGGTTTATCAGGGAGATTCTGTCGTttgtctccatctctcacttgTTTCCCGTCATCAGACAGGATGAGGAAGGGATTTGCTGAATCAGGATCCAGAGTCACGtccactgagagagaaacacacagtttAAATCAAATGAACACTTTACAACATTAATACATAACATAGCATAATTGagcagacacacatacatacatatacacacagtactgtacgaaAGGCACCCAagacaaattttaaaaatctatttatttgtgtagtttgtgctgagaaaagtgttaatatttgaataaacaaaatctatagaataataattaataatgattttgtctgtattatgtatatatatatatatatatatatatatatatccatacacacacacacacacacatacacacacgtgatgtccttaaaacaagtcaaaatgaggctcaggctacctctggcgagctcatggagggctgtgcggccctccaaagaaatgccaccccacaccattactgacccactgccaaaccggtcatgctgaaggatgttgcaggcagcagatcgctctccacggcgtctccagactctgtcacgtctgtcatgtgctcagtgtgaacctgctttcatctgtgaagagcacagggcgccagtggtgcacggtgttgggctgtgagcacaacccccatctgtggatgtcgggccctcataccatcctcatggagtcggtttctaaccgtttgtgcagacacatgcacatttgtggcctgctggaggtcattttgcagggctctggcagtgctcctcctgttcctccttgtacaaaggcagaggtagcggtcctgctgcagggttgttgccctcctacggcctcctccacgtctcctggtgtactggcctgtctcctggtggcgcctccagcctctggacactatgctgacagacacagcaaaccttcttgccacaactcacattgatgtgccatcctggatgagctgcactacctgagccagcagaaaggtactgagaagtggtctgtggtccccacctgcagaaccactcctttattgagcgtgtcttgctaattgccaataatttccacctgttgtctgttctatttgcacaacagctgtgaaattgattgtcaatcagtgttgcttcctaagtggacagtttgatttcacaaaagtttgatttacttgcagttatattgtgttgtttaagtgttccctttatttttttgagcagtgtatatatatatatatatatatatacacacatgcaacaGCCTTGGTGCACCTTGTTGAGCTACATATGCTGTTAATAATTTGACACATCTTCTAAAGTGAAcagacttctgcacattttaatacacaattactgtttatttactgaatttaccagaacaaaaaataaagtgcagcctgtgcaaaagacatattttatattttatgttttaagttTTTAGCAATATTTTAACTCAAATACTTTGGAATTGcactaaaatgaacagaagaGAGTTGTTTTAATTTGGTTCCTGGTACAGGGGGTTTATTTTATCTCTAAAACACGTCTAacattttttcacttagaaaatgaacaaaacttaaTGTGGCCAGGGGGTGATCAGacatttgcatacgactgtatgaTGTGATCAGTGAGAGCGGCTCACCTGCGTATTGTTGAATTCTCTTCAGTTCtgcttgaaaaagaaaaatggacaaaaacctTCACTGTTAGAATTTAAACTGGGCTTAATTAAATGACTCTTTATCATCAACAAACCAGCATTTTAATATTAACACCAAGTGATGTGCATGGATGGGAATtttaatagataaataaatcCATGATTAATTGTATGAATGTCGCATGAATCAACCATTAATTTCTGGCATGAGGATCTTAATGACTTCCTgaattcttcttcctccaaatcCATTTCCCTTGAACATCAAAATGACTTACTGATCATTAAATACTTACTGATCTCAGGAATCTTCTCCATCTCCTTACTGAGCTCATCCTGAAGCTTTGTCAGAGTTCTCCTCAGAGTCTCCACCCTCAGATGAGAGTTAATCCTGACTTCAGTCCAGTTCTTTTTGTGTGGAGGGCTGCAGAGGGACGGGTAAACCTACAGTCcagcaggagagaggagaaacccCTCAGCATGGGCAGtgctgtcctgtgatggactgcatTACTatggagaaacagagggacGCTGACCTgtaggaggtggaggtggtccTCAGTGTGGGagagctgctccagctcagtgtctctcctctttagctcagTGATCTCCTGCTCCAGCTCTTTAATGAACTCTTCAGCCTGCCTCTCTGCtgctttctgcttctcctccatCACCACAAGCAGCTCCgcctggcttctctcaatgcagCGCAGCAGAGCTCTGAAGACCTCCACACGGTCTGCCTTCTCCTTCTCTGAGCTTTTCTAACAGGAGACAATAATGACATTGTTAATAAAGCAGCTTTCGTACATTAAATGTATTCAATTTACTTTACATTATATGAATCAGCCTAAAACAGTAATAGAGAACAATAAAGAACATAAACACTTACAGAAAG
This window of the Pygocentrus nattereri isolate fPygNat1 chromosome 2, fPygNat1.pri, whole genome shotgun sequence genome carries:
- the LOC108415592 gene encoding E3 ubiquitin-protein ligase TRIM39-like isoform X2; protein product: MASSSSLLSEDQLQCSICLDVFTDPVSTSCGHNFCRVCLKEYWDSSSRCQCPVCKTEFPTRPELSVNTFISGLAAQFKKSVQVKSSRAPEKRPSKPTKVLCESCSEEKLEAVKSCLDCGVSYCETHLALHKTTPKFKKHKLMDPVENLEDYICQKHERPLELFCRDDQMCVCQFCTEGDHKTHSTVPIEEESGQKKTQLGKTQAEVQQMIQDRLKKIEEISQSVELNKKSSEKEKADRVEVFRALLRCIERSQAELLVVMEEKQKAAERQAEEFIKELEQEITELKRRDTELEQLSHTEDHLHLLQVYPSLCSPPHKKNWTEVRINSHLRVETLRRTLTKLQDELSKEMEKIPEIKLKRIQQYAVDVTLDPDSANPFLILSDDGKQVRDGDKRQNLPDKPERFDYCPCVLGKKGFSSGSFYYEVQVSGKTNWDLGVVTESSNRKGEIIACPEDGYWIVILRNKTEYEALDFPSVRLSLKQAPQKVGVFVDYEEGLVSFYNVEARSHIFSFTGQTFTEKLYPYFCPCSNNRGKNSAPLIITPVKLK
- the LOC108415592 gene encoding E3 ubiquitin-protein ligase TRIM39-like isoform X1 produces the protein MASSSSLLSEDQLQCSICLDVFTDPVSTSCGHNFCRVCLKEYWDSSSRCQCPVCKTEFPTRPELSVNTFISGLAAQFKKSVQVKSSRAPEKRPSKPTKVLCESCSEEKLEAVKSCLDCGVSYCETHLALHKTTPKFKKHKLMDPVENLEDYICQKHERPLELFCRDDQMCVCQFCTEGDHKTHSTVPIEEESGQKKTQLGKTQAEVQQMIQDRLKKIEEISQSVELNKKSSEKEKADRVEVFRALLRCIERSQAELLVVMEEKQKAAERQAEEFIKELEQEITELKRRDTELEQLSHTEDHLHLLQVYPSLCSPPHKKNWTEVRINSHLRVETLRRTLTKLQDELSKEMEKIPEITELKRIQQYAVDVTLDPDSANPFLILSDDGKQVRDGDKRQNLPDKPERFDYCPCVLGKKGFSSGSFYYEVQVSGKTNWDLGVVTESSNRKGEIIACPEDGYWIVILRNKTEYEALDFPSVRLSLKQAPQKVGVFVDYEEGLVSFYNVEARSHIFSFTGQTFTEKLYPYFCPCSNNRGKNSAPLIITPVKLK